A genome region from Brassica oleracea var. oleracea cultivar TO1000 chromosome C2, BOL, whole genome shotgun sequence includes the following:
- the LOC106324078 gene encoding uncharacterized protein LOC106324078, protein MRRANLTDEDKDAGFCQLFVETLEGPALTWFTGLRENSVDCFHDLSTAFLKNYIMFTNQEATVSDLWNLTHASDQSLRDFMEKFKAIVSKIDIPDHIAVESLMNTLHVDSTFRQDLYRYPTKSVSDAIARSHNFIRMEEDTRAKFAKEAAARQRAPRTNDTRSEPRQHSSGGNITQKRGYVSSVDDEESPKSAAITREKGWNHWDRDPASKQSKSTEPTSSNSEEPRKWCLYHKRDSHDTKECKVLIGQFFDGITNGTIQMPTSPTTPKNTKSWSKNKEKKAQKSQQNTAPSEERASPERTPVNNVGPANDSAEDEHPRRRVEVILSRPCDSSDDDSSIMQPDVRDKLNSTVEQSLTPPTADKDLRTLLKRKSATNEHVGSANLGATISKSSARSIGQNDDLRD, encoded by the coding sequence ATGCGACGCGCAAACCTGACCGACGAAGACAAAGACGCCGGCTTTTGCCAACTCTTCGTCGAAACCCTAGAAGGCCCGGCCCTTACTTGGTTCACCGGCCTCAGAGAGAACTCCGTGGACTGTTTCCACGACCTCTCAACGGCCTTCCTTAAGAACTATATCATGTTCACCAACCAGGAAGCAACAGTGTCAGATTTGTGGAACCTCACTCACGCCAGCGACCAAAGTCTCCGCGACTTCATGGAAAAATTCAAAGCTATTGTCTCGAAGATCGATATCCCCGACCATATCGCCGTCGAATCTTTGATGAACACCTTGCACGTCGATTCCACATTCCGCCAGGATCTTTACCGATACCCGACCAAATCTGTCTCCGACGCCATCGCTCGCTCGCACAACTTTATCCGCATGGAAGAAGACACCAGAGCAAAGTTCGCAAAAGAAGCAGCGGCCAGGCAGCGAGCCCCCCGAACGAACGATACCCGCTCCGAGCCTCGCCAGCATTCCTCCGGTGGAAATATCACTCAGAAGCGAGGCTACGTAAGTTCGGTCGATGATGAGGAGTCTCCAAAATCAGCAGCCATCACGCGAGAGAAAGGCTGGAATCACTGGGATCGAGACCCCGCCTCGAAGCAATCAAAGTCGACCGAACCAACGAGTTCAAACTCCGAGGAGCCAAGGAAATGGTGCCTCTACCACAAAAGGGATTCCCACGATACAAAAGAATGCAAAGTCCTCATCGGGCAATTCTTCGACGGGATCACTAACGGGACGATTCAAATGCCCACTTCTCCAACGACACCGAAAAACACCAAAAGTTGGAGTAAGAACAAGGAGAAGAAGGCACAGAAGTCTCAACAGAACACGGCCCCGAGCGAGGAAAGAGCAAGCCCTGAGCGCACTCCTGTCAACAACGTTGGCCCCGCCAACGATTCGGCAGAAGACGAACATCCGCGTCGGCGAGTGGAAGTCATACTCTCTCGCCCTTGCGACTCCTCTGACGACGACTCCTCGATAATGCAACCAGATGTACGCGACAAACTGAACAGCACGGTCGAGCAGTCTCTCACTCCCCCGACAGCAGACAAAGACCTGCGCACCTTACTGAAGCGAAAGAGTGCTACGAACGAGCACGTAGGAAGCGCCAATCTCGGCGCGACCATCTCCAAATCCAGCGCCAGGAGTATAGGTCAAAACGACGACCTTCGCGACTAG